A genome region from Candidatus Hinthialibacter antarcticus includes the following:
- a CDS encoding sigma-70 family RNA polymerase sigma factor — MSFVEDHADSHLVGLYLRELGKYPLLNAEEEIDLTNKTHAGDDEARSRLILSNLRLVVNIAKRYQNQGLGLMDLIEEGNLGLIRAVEKFDVSRNCRFSTYATWWIRQFINRSVTNQGSIVRLPSHKREYLYRAKQVFNKLAQDKGSDPHPWELQEALEVELSESQAQDIVDLIFSPNIIESLEGDDESSSDHDSRFEDLYTPRPDYEVSLLSRDERLQSYIERLNDRQKFILEKRFGLEDGEPMSINEISEQLNLTRERIRQLQNEGMQAIREMIAQSGEEISDFFDEN, encoded by the coding sequence ATGTCGTTTGTTGAAGATCATGCAGACAGCCATTTAGTCGGTCTCTACCTGCGCGAATTAGGGAAATATCCCTTATTAAATGCGGAAGAAGAGATTGATCTGACCAATAAGACCCATGCGGGCGACGATGAAGCCCGCAGCCGATTGATCTTGAGCAACCTGCGCTTGGTGGTCAACATCGCCAAGCGCTATCAGAACCAAGGGCTGGGCTTGATGGACCTGATTGAGGAAGGCAATTTGGGGCTGATTCGCGCAGTGGAAAAATTTGACGTCTCGCGCAATTGCCGATTCAGCACCTACGCCACTTGGTGGATTCGTCAGTTTATTAACCGTTCCGTCACCAATCAGGGCAGCATTGTGCGCTTGCCTTCACACAAGCGTGAATACCTCTACCGCGCAAAACAGGTGTTCAACAAACTCGCGCAAGACAAAGGCTCTGACCCTCACCCCTGGGAACTGCAAGAAGCGCTTGAGGTCGAATTGTCTGAATCGCAGGCGCAAGATATCGTCGATTTGATTTTCTCGCCCAATATTATTGAGTCGCTCGAAGGCGATGATGAAAGTTCCTCAGACCACGACAGCCGCTTTGAAGATTTATATACTCCACGGCCTGATTATGAAGTTTCGTTGTTGTCGCGGGATGAGCGTTTGCAGTCTTATATAGAGCGGCTGAATGACCGTCAAAAATTTATTTTGGAAAAGCGGTTTGGTTTGGAGGACGGCGAACCAATGAGCATCAATGAGATTTCCGAACAGTTAAATCTCACGCGCGAGCGCATCCGTCAGTTGCAGAACGAGGGCATGCAGGCGATTCGAGAAATGATTGCCCAAAGCGGTGAAGAAATCTCCGATTTTTTTGATGAGAATTAA